The following are encoded together in the Proteiniphilum saccharofermentans genome:
- a CDS encoding RelA/SpoT family protein produces MSENTFITRSEFFRLYARLYSFLRQEWDVRKVSGLKELLLHSFKKVEGQPDSEALYHLVLAMRTAVIIIDEIGLKQPAVCAVLLFHTVVEGGHSPDNIDHLIDIEVDSILKGLKKVNQFSDKKSAVESENYIKLLLSIAEDIRVVFIMIAQQLQRMRDAKEREPSHRLDLSVESTYLYAPLAHRLGLYAIKSELEDLSLKYTDREQYDFIARKLNETKRSRDRYISEFIGPVKERLDKTGLKYDIKGRTKSIHSIQNKLKKQKIEFENIYDLFAIRVILDAPPEQEKAQCWQVYSIITDMYQPNPKRLKDWLSIPKSNGYESLHITVMGPDGRWVEVQIRSKRMDEIAERGLAAHWKYKGVKGETALDNWLSSLRESLEDSDANLSQKLTDFKLDLYDEEIFVFTPKGDLFKLPKGATVLDFAFAIHSNLGAACVSGRVNGKNVPIRHVLKSGDQVAVNTSSHQTPKQDWLSFAVTSKARAKIRQLLKEEAGKQVDIAKETLSRRMRNRKIEVDEPRLMQLIKKLRYKTVTEFYVDIASEKIDVNWVIDRYLELENKESENRESHATVSAGEFTLKTPSPEISGSDELIIDQNLTGVDYKLAKCCNPIFGDDIFGFVSSQGIKIHRVNCPNAHDLFSRFGYRILKARWSGKTSSSSYTIVLRVIGNDQLNIVANLMSIISKEEGVQMRSITIDSNDGLFQGNIAVMLGDTSMLDQLIKKLRAVKGVKSVSRLN; encoded by the coding sequence ATGAGCGAGAACACCTTTATAACCCGCAGTGAATTCTTCCGGCTTTATGCCAGACTCTATTCCTTTCTCAGACAGGAATGGGATGTCAGGAAAGTGTCCGGGTTGAAAGAGTTGTTGTTGCACTCTTTCAAAAAGGTAGAAGGGCAACCCGACAGCGAGGCGTTATATCACCTTGTGTTGGCTATGCGTACGGCTGTCATTATTATTGACGAGATAGGATTGAAGCAGCCGGCAGTATGTGCAGTCTTACTTTTTCATACTGTAGTGGAGGGAGGACATTCTCCGGATAATATTGATCATTTAATTGATATTGAGGTTGATAGTATTCTTAAGGGATTGAAGAAAGTAAATCAATTCAGTGATAAGAAGAGCGCCGTAGAGTCGGAAAACTATATTAAATTGCTACTTTCTATCGCCGAAGATATCCGGGTGGTATTTATTATGATAGCGCAACAACTGCAGCGTATGCGTGATGCAAAGGAGAGGGAACCCTCACATAGGTTAGATCTTTCAGTGGAGTCTACCTATCTTTATGCTCCCCTTGCTCACCGGCTTGGTCTCTATGCTATAAAGTCGGAACTCGAAGACCTCTCCCTGAAATATACCGACCGGGAGCAATATGACTTCATTGCGCGTAAGCTGAATGAGACGAAACGTTCGCGTGACCGGTATATCAGCGAGTTTATCGGGCCGGTAAAGGAACGCCTGGATAAGACGGGATTGAAATACGATATCAAAGGACGTACCAAATCGATCCATTCCATACAGAACAAACTCAAAAAACAGAAGATCGAATTCGAAAATATTTACGATCTGTTCGCCATCCGCGTTATCCTTGATGCTCCGCCCGAACAGGAAAAAGCCCAGTGCTGGCAGGTATATTCTATCATTACCGATATGTACCAGCCTAATCCCAAGCGGTTGAAAGATTGGCTTTCCATCCCTAAGAGCAATGGGTACGAATCGCTTCATATTACTGTGATGGGACCCGACGGAAGGTGGGTAGAAGTGCAGATCCGGTCGAAACGGATGGATGAAATCGCCGAACGCGGATTGGCAGCCCATTGGAAATATAAAGGAGTGAAGGGTGAGACGGCGCTCGATAACTGGTTGAGTTCGCTGCGGGAGTCGCTGGAAGACAGTGATGCCAACCTGAGCCAGAAGCTGACCGATTTCAAACTGGATCTGTATGACGAGGAGATATTTGTATTTACTCCGAAGGGAGATCTGTTTAAACTCCCTAAAGGGGCGACAGTCCTCGATTTTGCTTTCGCCATCCATTCTAACCTGGGTGCTGCCTGCGTATCGGGAAGGGTGAACGGGAAAAACGTACCCATCAGGCATGTCCTGAAAAGTGGCGACCAGGTAGCCGTTAACACTTCGTCGCACCAAACACCCAAGCAGGACTGGCTAAGCTTTGCAGTAACTTCGAAAGCACGGGCCAAAATACGCCAGTTACTGAAGGAAGAGGCCGGCAAGCAGGTGGATATCGCGAAGGAGACACTTTCCCGGCGGATGAGGAATCGGAAGATCGAGGTGGACGAACCGCGACTGATGCAATTGATAAAAAAACTCAGGTACAAGACCGTTACCGAGTTTTATGTGGACATTGCTTCTGAGAAGATTGATGTAAACTGGGTGATAGACCGCTATTTGGAATTGGAAAATAAAGAATCTGAAAACCGGGAAAGTCATGCAACGGTGAGCGCCGGAGAGTTCACGCTAAAGACTCCTTCGCCCGAAATAAGCGGTTCCGATGAGTTGATTATCGACCAGAATCTGACCGGTGTGGATTATAAATTGGCTAAATGTTGTAATCCTATTTTTGGAGATGATATCTTCGGGTTTGTCTCTTCGCAGGGTATCAAGATCCATCGTGTAAACTGTCCGAATGCACACGACCTCTTCTCCCGGTTCGGTTACCGCATATTGAAAGCCCGTTGGTCGGGTAAGACTAGCTCTTCCAGCTATACTATTGTATTGAGGGTGATAGGGAATGACCAGCTTAATATAGTGGCCAACCTCATGTCCATCATTTCGAAAGAGGAGGGTGTGCAGATGCGTTCTATCACCATTGATTCCAACGACGGCCTTTTTCAGGGAAATATCGCCGTGATGCTGGGAGATACTTCGATGCTCGACCAATTAATTAAAAAACTTAGGGCAGTGAAAGGGGTGAAATCCGTTTCCAGATTGAATTGA
- a CDS encoding NfeD family protein, with product MRKFQIILFLLLLILSFDLSAQDAKPMIYRINIKENIGSNTWIYLQNGLHEATGKDAAAVLLHMNTYGGSVLEADSMRTAILNAPLPVYVFIDNNAASAGALISIACDSIFMRSSGSIGAATVVEGGSGERASDKHQSYMRGIMRATAESHGKTVTVHEGDTVTKWRRDPKVAEAMVDERVVIPGFADSTQILTLTASQATELGYCDGIAESVHEVIVTHLGYSDYTLETYNPSFYDKVRGFLTNGIVQAFLIMFIIGGIYFELQSPGVGFPTAAAITAAILYFTPLYLTGYAQNWEVLLFVLGLIFIVFEIFVVPGFGITGILGILFVFSALVLALIGNIRFNFEGLPAMEMFRALMVVLGGTGMGLVLIIYLSGRIGKPGFLQFAALHADQEGYISVSMEPVSLVGKTGVAATDLRPSGMVNVDGDFYDAISLKGFIDKGDEVVVKRYENFQLYVVGK from the coding sequence ATGAGAAAATTTCAAATCATATTGTTCCTGCTTCTTCTGATCCTTTCTTTTGATCTTTCGGCTCAGGATGCCAAGCCCATGATATACCGGATCAATATAAAGGAAAATATAGGCAGTAATACATGGATATATCTCCAAAACGGACTTCATGAGGCAACCGGAAAAGATGCCGCCGCAGTGCTTTTACATATGAATACTTATGGAGGGAGCGTACTGGAGGCCGATTCTATGCGTACGGCCATTCTCAATGCTCCCCTCCCTGTATATGTTTTTATTGACAATAACGCCGCTTCTGCCGGTGCGCTTATCTCTATTGCCTGTGACAGTATTTTCATGCGCAGCAGCGGCTCTATCGGCGCTGCAACAGTGGTGGAAGGAGGGAGCGGTGAAAGGGCATCCGATAAGCATCAGTCCTATATGCGGGGAATCATGCGTGCCACGGCCGAGAGTCACGGCAAGACAGTGACTGTCCATGAGGGAGATACCGTCACAAAATGGAGACGCGATCCAAAAGTTGCGGAAGCGATGGTGGATGAAAGGGTTGTAATACCCGGTTTTGCCGACTCTACACAGATACTTACCCTTACAGCCAGTCAGGCTACGGAATTAGGCTATTGCGACGGTATTGCGGAAAGTGTGCATGAAGTGATCGTGACCCATCTGGGGTACAGCGACTACACTTTAGAGACCTATAATCCCTCTTTTTATGATAAGGTCAGAGGTTTTCTTACTAACGGGATTGTACAGGCATTCCTCATCATGTTTATTATAGGAGGTATCTATTTTGAATTGCAGTCGCCCGGTGTAGGCTTCCCCACAGCTGCAGCCATTACGGCCGCAATCCTCTATTTCACGCCCCTTTATCTGACGGGGTATGCCCAGAACTGGGAAGTGTTGCTGTTTGTCCTGGGGCTAATCTTTATTGTCTTTGAAATATTTGTTGTTCCCGGTTTTGGAATAACGGGCATTCTTGGAATACTCTTTGTCTTTTCGGCATTGGTGCTGGCACTCATAGGCAATATACGGTTTAATTTTGAAGGATTACCCGCCATGGAAATGTTCAGGGCGCTGATGGTTGTCCTGGGTGGTACCGGTATGGGGCTTGTGCTTATTATCTACCTCTCCGGCCGGATCGGTAAACCCGGATTCCTGCAATTTGCGGCACTCCATGCCGATCAGGAAGGATATATATCTGTCTCTATGGAACCGGTATCCCTGGTGGGTAAAACCGGTGTGGCGGCAACCGATCTTCGTCCTTCGGGCATGGTGAATGTGGATGGGGATTTTTATGATGCCATCTCACTGAAAGGTTTCATTGATAAAGGAGATGAAGTGGTGGTGAAACGGTATGAGAATTTTCAGTTGTATGTGGTCGGGAAATAG
- a CDS encoding beta-mannosidase, whose protein sequence is MRKFISLLFLLAMPFILSAQQVETLSLNDGWEFSQMNKNQWHSAEIPGSVQRDLIRHNVLPDPFYGTNEEKVQWVEDENWDFRKTFTVTANQLKYDDAQLFFEGLDTHADVFLNGSRILRSENMFMGYKVPVKQLLKEGENHLYIRFYSPVQLMMPARETFGYDYPAGNDHRKEKLSIYNRKAPYHFGWDWGIRIVQMGIWKPVTLSFYNKAYIDDFYVKQTSVTEQSAKIDNQIEIYSVANKPIEAVITVEYGLQGSTGNPVSKNTTLHPGKNKISIPLDINQPKRWMPVYWGEQHLYDFTVKVVSDNREIAEKTVRTGLRSVRLVQEPDEHGKSFYFEVNGIPIFAKGSNYIPGEIFTSQQDTGFYERLFDNITAANMNFVRVWGGGIYENEEFYRQADERGILVWQDFIFGCVPYPSDDIFLANVQKEVIYNIKRLRNHASLAFWCGNNEIEEGLNHWGWQKEYPAEVMDAWFKGYDKTFRELIPGLVNELDGTRSYIHGSPYNSNWGNPEKFAASDAHDWGLWYGHLPFEGMADRLPRFASEFGFQSFPEMKVIRSFAPEDQWSLESEVMTVHQKASTGNSLIKKYMDMYYPEPANFEDFVYIGLVMQGNGMEESVEAMRRGRPYCMGALYWQINDDWPVVSWSSIDYYNNWKAQHYRMRDVLAPLALGVESKDGKLNYYTMSDYLQDHNDLKLTVQVIDFSTGKRKEFTERVNAKANDSRIVKTFNISELASEAEKTHTMIHAFLSDSKGNVISSKDHFFYWPNKLELPETEVTTNVQYRDGEYRVTLSSKKLAKDVFVEIPIQGARFSDNFIDLLPGEKRTITITSPELKAANKTPVTVKHIRETY, encoded by the coding sequence ATGCGTAAATTTATATCTCTTCTATTTCTTCTTGCCATGCCCTTTATTTTATCTGCACAACAAGTTGAGACACTCTCTTTGAATGATGGTTGGGAATTCTCACAAATGAATAAAAACCAATGGCATAGTGCAGAAATACCCGGATCGGTACAACGTGATCTGATCCGGCATAATGTCTTGCCCGATCCTTTTTATGGCACCAACGAAGAGAAGGTGCAGTGGGTAGAAGATGAAAACTGGGATTTCAGGAAAACTTTCACCGTAACAGCCAACCAGCTGAAATACGATGATGCACAGCTCTTTTTCGAGGGGTTGGACACCCATGCAGACGTATTCCTGAACGGCTCACGCATTCTACGTTCTGAAAATATGTTCATGGGTTACAAGGTACCTGTGAAGCAATTACTCAAAGAGGGGGAAAACCATCTTTATATCCGTTTTTACTCCCCGGTACAACTGATGATGCCGGCAAGGGAAACCTTCGGTTACGATTATCCGGCGGGAAACGACCACCGGAAAGAGAAACTGAGTATCTATAATCGTAAGGCACCCTACCATTTCGGATGGGACTGGGGTATAAGGATCGTACAGATGGGTATATGGAAACCTGTCACACTCAGTTTCTATAATAAGGCATATATCGACGATTTTTATGTAAAACAGACTTCTGTAACGGAGCAATCAGCCAAAATCGACAATCAGATAGAGATCTATTCCGTTGCCAATAAACCTATAGAAGCTGTCATCACCGTCGAATACGGTTTGCAGGGAAGTACAGGCAATCCGGTATCGAAAAATACCACTTTACATCCCGGCAAAAACAAGATATCCATACCTTTAGATATCAACCAACCTAAAAGATGGATGCCTGTGTATTGGGGAGAACAACATCTCTACGATTTTACGGTGAAAGTTGTATCTGACAACCGGGAAATTGCCGAAAAAACAGTCCGGACAGGTTTACGCTCGGTCCGCCTGGTACAGGAACCGGATGAGCATGGCAAGTCCTTCTATTTCGAAGTAAATGGTATCCCCATCTTTGCGAAGGGTTCCAACTATATTCCGGGTGAAATCTTCACTTCACAACAGGATACAGGTTTTTACGAAAGGCTGTTTGACAACATCACCGCAGCCAATATGAATTTTGTACGTGTATGGGGAGGCGGTATCTATGAAAACGAAGAGTTCTACCGTCAGGCCGACGAGAGAGGTATTTTAGTATGGCAGGACTTTATCTTCGGCTGTGTACCCTATCCTTCCGATGATATTTTCCTGGCGAACGTGCAGAAGGAAGTGATCTATAATATCAAACGCCTCCGTAACCACGCTTCGCTCGCCTTCTGGTGCGGTAACAATGAGATCGAAGAGGGTCTTAACCACTGGGGTTGGCAAAAAGAATATCCGGCCGAAGTGATGGATGCCTGGTTCAAAGGATACGACAAAACATTCCGTGAACTGATTCCCGGATTAGTAAATGAACTTGACGGTACACGCAGTTATATCCACGGATCACCTTATAACTCCAACTGGGGTAATCCCGAGAAATTCGCTGCCAGTGACGCACACGACTGGGGATTGTGGTACGGACACCTACCATTTGAAGGGATGGCAGACCGGTTGCCCCGTTTTGCCAGTGAATTCGGCTTTCAGTCGTTCCCCGAAATGAAAGTTATCCGTTCCTTTGCTCCCGAGGATCAATGGAGCCTAGAAAGTGAGGTGATGACGGTACATCAGAAAGCATCGACCGGCAACTCGCTTATCAAAAAATATATGGATATGTATTATCCTGAACCGGCCAACTTTGAAGATTTCGTCTATATCGGACTGGTGATGCAGGGGAACGGAATGGAAGAGTCGGTAGAAGCGATGCGTCGTGGAAGACCCTATTGTATGGGTGCACTTTACTGGCAAATCAACGACGACTGGCCTGTGGTTTCCTGGTCGAGTATCGACTACTACAACAACTGGAAGGCACAACACTACCGTATGCGGGATGTGTTGGCACCCCTTGCCCTGGGAGTTGAGTCTAAGGATGGTAAACTGAATTATTATACTATGTCCGATTATCTGCAGGATCACAACGACCTCAAACTGACCGTACAGGTCATCGATTTCTCAACCGGAAAACGGAAAGAATTTACTGAGCGTGTCAATGCCAAGGCCAACGACAGCCGGATCGTCAAAACATTCAATATCTCCGAACTGGCAAGTGAAGCAGAAAAGACACATACAATGATACATGCTTTCCTGAGCGACAGTAAAGGGAATGTGATCTCTTCCAAAGATCATTTCTTCTACTGGCCCAACAAACTGGAATTACCGGAAACAGAAGTGACAACCAATGTACAATATCGCGACGGAGAATACAGGGTGACTCTTTCAAGCAAAAAACTGGCGAAAGACGTCTTTGTGGAGATACCTATCCAGGGTGCCCGCTTCAGCGATAACTTCATCGACCTCTTGCCGGGAGAAAAGAGAACAATCACCATCACATCTCCTGAGCTAAAAGCTGCTAATAAAACACCTGTTACAGTAAAGCATATAAGGGAAACGTATTAA
- a CDS encoding MFS transporter, producing MGKREDLSILLVVAVTSFMGTFLVSAVNIALPTIEKDLALNAIELSWIITAFILAMALFMLPSGSWGDRSDNRRLFKLGLILFTISSGICYVAPDGHWLVAARFLQGIGAAFTGTTGQAILVSSFPAERRGQVLGISVASVYGGLALGPLIGGFITLHIGWRSLFLIAALFGLLTILISYLFLKSEKHKSVPAKGRDKIGTLLFMTGLAALVYGSSLIPSAVGWGLMSGAVILLLLFWRYESRITSPMLDTKLFSHNRLFTYSSLSALINYTSTFAIVFFLSLYLQKVQGLSPRDAGAVIVAQPAMMALFSPIVGRLSDKIQPRYFATTGMAMCTTGLGMLAFLGPATAIWIIVTILIWVGLGFALFSSPNMNTIMSSVERRQYGQASGLASSMRVFGQIISMSIVTLIFSLLFGSRSIEEVPNPVFLQAMRWGFIIFTLIGLPGIYFSFNRGNLKRKE from the coding sequence ATGGGAAAAAGAGAAGATCTTTCAATATTATTGGTAGTGGCGGTAACCTCCTTTATGGGTACCTTTCTGGTGTCGGCAGTCAATATCGCGCTACCCACCATTGAAAAGGATCTGGCCCTCAATGCCATTGAGTTGAGTTGGATCATCACTGCTTTTATCCTGGCTATGGCTCTTTTCATGTTGCCGTCAGGGAGTTGGGGTGATCGGAGTGACAACCGCCGGTTGTTCAAACTGGGGTTGATACTGTTCACCATCTCTTCAGGTATCTGCTATGTGGCTCCCGACGGTCACTGGTTAGTTGCCGCCCGCTTTTTACAAGGTATAGGCGCTGCTTTTACCGGTACCACAGGACAAGCCATTCTGGTATCATCATTCCCTGCGGAACGACGGGGGCAGGTACTCGGTATCTCTGTCGCTTCGGTCTATGGCGGATTGGCTTTGGGTCCGCTGATCGGAGGATTCATCACTCTCCATATCGGCTGGCGCTCCCTCTTCCTGATCGCTGCCCTCTTCGGTCTGCTCACTATCCTTATCTCATATCTTTTCTTGAAGAGTGAAAAGCATAAATCTGTCCCGGCAAAAGGGAGAGACAAAATAGGAACCCTCCTTTTTATGACGGGACTTGCAGCATTGGTCTATGGCTCCTCGTTGATCCCCTCCGCTGTGGGCTGGGGCTTAATGAGCGGGGCAGTGATACTGCTCCTCCTCTTCTGGAGATATGAAAGCCGGATTACATCTCCGATGCTTGATACGAAACTCTTTTCCCATAATCGTCTCTTTACATATTCCAGCCTCTCGGCTCTCATCAATTATACCTCTACCTTTGCCATCGTCTTCTTTCTCAGCCTATACCTGCAAAAGGTACAGGGACTCTCGCCACGTGATGCGGGAGCGGTGATCGTAGCGCAACCGGCTATGATGGCCCTCTTCTCTCCTATCGTGGGGAGATTGTCCGATAAGATACAACCGCGCTACTTTGCTACTACAGGTATGGCCATGTGTACTACCGGATTAGGTATGCTGGCCTTCCTTGGCCCCGCAACAGCCATCTGGATCATCGTCACTATCCTGATATGGGTGGGGCTCGGCTTTGCCCTCTTCTCCTCTCCCAATATGAACACCATTATGAGTTCGGTAGAGAGACGGCAATACGGGCAAGCCTCCGGGCTCGCTTCCTCCATGCGGGTATTCGGACAAATCATCAGCATGAGTATTGTCACCCTGATCTTCTCCCTGCTCTTCGGCAGCCGTTCTATTGAGGAAGTACCCAATCCTGTTTTCCTGCAGGCCATGCGATGGGGATTTATTATTTTCACCCTGATTGGCTTACCGGGTATCTACTTCTCATTCAATCGGGGAAATTTGAAAAGAAAAGAATAA
- a CDS encoding 2-amino-4-hydroxy-6-hydroxymethyldihydropteridine diphosphokinase, whose translation MSTILLSIGSNTFAKTNIDKAKRMLAFLFPDIVFSEPILTEPEDDKYAYLFRNVLAKADTEMSPEEVIDKIKQTERAVGRTPRDKYLGRMIIDIDLIQYDGRILRPQDYERDYVQQLLPTLPNLEATNPGTVEPDTIINPEITEKEED comes from the coding sequence ATGAGCACAATTTTACTAAGCATAGGATCAAATACGTTCGCCAAAACCAATATCGACAAAGCTAAAAGGATGCTTGCATTTCTTTTTCCTGATATTGTTTTCAGTGAGCCCATCCTGACTGAACCGGAAGACGACAAGTATGCGTACCTTTTTCGGAATGTCCTTGCAAAAGCCGATACTGAGATGTCACCGGAAGAAGTTATTGACAAGATCAAACAAACGGAACGGGCTGTAGGACGAACTCCCAGAGATAAGTACTTAGGTAGAATGATCATTGATATTGATCTCATTCAATATGACGGCCGTATCCTTCGTCCACAGGACTATGAGCGGGATTACGTGCAACAGTTATTGCCTACCCTGCCGAATCTTGAGGCTACGAATCCAGGCACGGTCGAACCTGACACCATAATAAATCCTGAAATCACAGAAAAGGAAGAGGATTAA
- a CDS encoding MutS-related protein produces the protein MKKDYYKKKIEENAIELGKVKSRLRIFPFLKLLFFLAAVFLVIAAFQWGWDRSFCFTSAAFSLIVFSLLYRWDEYYLRRRAYYMALHSVYANEISFLEGSYTPFDNGKHFINKKHPYSYDLDIFGENSIYHMINRTVTHEAGSILAEKLSSIPDNEEVITARQQSLSELVGKVDFRHQFMAVCKGFDEEKNNYRLISEHKGNSARLTSRTGLVLIYVSIAITLGSMLLAWLGVLPWSVFITLFMIQLFVPMTFNKALNKVGADIGFLHKNTRIHADLLDILHKETFDAAENRDLKEELFGTHNSREALKELSSLLKKFDQRNNAYILVLLNGFFLRDLFLLRQFYRWKDNYLDHIQLWISALSEMEARVSQSTYMFNLPEFVQPEIMQDVDLLVDASGLGHPFIPKEKRVDNDILISKKQFLIITGANMAGKSTFLRTLGANYILAVNGMNVCAVKFSFTLFHLFSSMRNTDDLSSGTSYFKAELERMRELIRYCRTHRHTLIILDELLKGTNSKDKLDGSILFLKKMAELSVTGIIATHDLELAKLEDGSPGSFQNYCFEISLSEEEQYSYKIQRGVSRNLNATYLLQKILSEEL, from the coding sequence ATGAAAAAGGATTATTATAAAAAGAAAATAGAAGAGAACGCTATAGAGCTGGGTAAAGTAAAATCGCGTTTAAGGATATTTCCTTTCCTGAAACTTTTGTTTTTTCTTGCGGCTGTTTTCCTTGTGATCGCTGCCTTTCAATGGGGTTGGGACAGGTCATTCTGTTTTACATCCGCAGCTTTCTCTCTGATAGTTTTCTCTTTGCTTTACAGGTGGGATGAATATTATCTGCGGAGAAGGGCTTATTATATGGCCTTGCATAGTGTCTATGCCAACGAGATCAGCTTTCTGGAGGGCAGTTATACTCCTTTCGATAACGGGAAGCACTTCATCAATAAAAAACATCCCTATTCTTATGATTTGGATATTTTCGGCGAGAACTCCATTTACCACATGATCAACAGGACGGTGACGCATGAGGCCGGTTCTATTCTGGCTGAAAAACTGAGCTCAATTCCGGACAATGAAGAGGTTATCACAGCAAGGCAGCAATCGCTTTCGGAGCTGGTGGGGAAAGTTGATTTCAGACACCAGTTTATGGCTGTCTGTAAAGGATTTGACGAAGAGAAGAATAACTACAGACTGATCAGTGAACACAAGGGTAACAGTGCACGGTTGACTTCCAGAACAGGATTGGTACTCATTTATGTCTCTATAGCCATCACGTTGGGATCAATGCTGTTGGCCTGGTTGGGAGTCCTGCCCTGGTCGGTATTTATCACCTTGTTTATGATACAGCTTTTTGTCCCGATGACCTTTAACAAGGCGCTGAACAAAGTGGGTGCCGATATCGGCTTTCTGCACAAAAATACCAGGATCCATGCGGACTTGTTGGATATCTTGCATAAGGAAACTTTCGATGCAGCAGAAAACAGGGATTTAAAAGAGGAACTGTTCGGCACCCACAACTCCCGTGAAGCATTGAAAGAGCTTTCTTCCTTACTGAAAAAATTTGACCAGCGTAATAATGCCTATATCCTTGTGTTGCTTAATGGTTTTTTCCTGCGTGATCTGTTTTTGTTGCGGCAGTTCTATCGGTGGAAAGATAATTATCTGGATCATATCCAATTATGGATCAGTGCTTTGTCTGAGATGGAGGCGAGGGTGTCACAGTCTACTTATATGTTCAATCTGCCAGAATTCGTACAACCTGAAATCATGCAGGATGTGGATTTGCTTGTCGATGCTTCCGGATTGGGGCATCCGTTCATACCCAAAGAGAAACGGGTAGACAATGATATCCTGATCAGTAAAAAACAGTTTCTGATCATCACCGGTGCCAATATGGCTGGAAAAAGTACGTTCCTGCGTACACTGGGAGCCAATTATATCCTGGCGGTCAACGGCATGAATGTGTGTGCTGTGAAATTCAGTTTTACCCTTTTCCATCTGTTCAGCAGTATGCGCAATACGGATGACCTTTCATCGGGCACCTCTTATTTCAAAGCTGAACTGGAGAGGATGAGGGAGTTGATCAGATATTGCCGGACACATCGGCACACATTGATCATACTGGATGAGTTGTTAAAGGGAACCAACTCAAAAGATAAACTCGACGGTTCAATATTGTTTCTGAAAAAAATGGCGGAATTGTCGGTAACGGGGATTATTGCTACCCACGATCTGGAACTGGCGAAACTGGAGGATGGGTCGCCCGGTTCATTTCAAAATTATTGTTTCGAGATATCTCTTTCCGAAGAGGAACAGTACAGCTATAAAATACAACGCGGTGTTTCCCGAAACCTTAATGCTACCTATCTTTTACAAAAAATATTATCGGAAGAGTTGTAA